In the genome of Paenibacillus sp. GP183, the window CTGTTACTTCATAGTGAATCACGGGGATCATGGCAAAACCGCCGCCAAAAGAGATAAATCCAATTTTAAGAAAAGACCAAAATAATGACCATATCAACATGGAAGCACTCCCGCTCTGGATTAAATCCCATCTCCGAAGTAATAGTCATTCATCGTTTGAGGCTTTTCGATTGATGCCGGATATCCCATACTTACTTTAACTCTCATCCATGAAACACCTGCCAATGCCCCGAATAGAAGAATAAAGAATGGATGAACACCGAAGTAAAGAAGACCGCTTAGGCTGATAATAAATAACAGTATAGAGGCTTTGTCAATGAAGGCAGCACGAACCATTTTAACACCGGCATAAGCTATCAAAGCGATAACACCTATTTGAATCCCTTGTAATGCAGCTTGAACCTTCAGATTATCCCGCATGTTCATGAAGAAGATGGCCAATCCAAGAACAATGATAGATGTTGGCAGCATGATGCCTGCCAAGGCAGACAGCATCCCACGCCACCCCATGACTTTATAACCGATATAAGCCGCTGCGTTGACACCTATTCCACCGGGGGCTGCCCCGGAAATGGCAACAGCCTCAACCATTTCATCCGCAGTCAGCCATCCTTTTTGATCCACAGCGATACGTTCGATAGAAGGAAGCATGGCGTAGCCTCCGCCAAACGTAATTGGGCTTATAAGCAGGAACGACCAGAATAAGTCCCATTGTTTGATCCATGTGCTATCTTTGTATTTATTCATAAGGTATCACCCTTTGCATAGCTTACCTTATTTCATTATAAACATCTTTATTCTAATTTGGAATAAAGATGCTTGAGTCTTGCGATTTCCAACGAAACTTTCGAAAATGGGCAGACTTGTAGCATGACGGGAAACTCGCTTGCTCAGGCAGGTATCTTGAGATGCTTAAGGATGTCGAATAGGGGCTTTTTCTCTAGGGCTTGTTGATACACGTATACGATGATCTGCCCGAAATACTCTTGCCGGATTCTGTACACCACATCTCCAAGCGTAAGATGCTTGTCGCTCTTCATCCAGTCCTGACGCTGAGATTCCAGAAAGTTCTGCGTCAGATACTGAATGGTCCAAAACCGTTGAATGCCTGCAAATGAGAGCAACTGATAGTGGTCAAAGCCCAGCAGTTCTTTGAAATAGCGATAGCCGGTTTCGATGTTCCATCGTACGTGATAATAGCGTTGGATCGTGACGAGATCCAAGCTTAAATCCGTACACAGGAGACAAACCTGAGGTTTGCTCGAATCGGCATATTCATCTTTCCAAGACAGCAGAGCTTTGACGTTTTCCATTTCGCTTAATGGTCCTTCATATTCATAAACCCAGTACGTTCCCTGACTTTCCACCGTAACGGAGCGGAGGTCAGACTTGCGAAGATACTGGACAGCGAAATCAACCATGGAGATCGTTATACCGCTGACGCAGATCAGTCGATTCGTCTTTACAGCGGCGATGACATGAAAACCCTTGAGGTTACAGGCATTAATGACCTTCTCACTGGTGTACCAGCTATCCATCAGAACGTAAACTTGTTCGTCTTTCGAAGCCGGGAATGCTTCAATCATTTCAAGAGCGAGATCGTTCTTGCTTTTGAATGATAAGCGGTGCTCCTCGCAATATTCTTCACGGTAATAGGGACGAAAATCCCAAGCATAGGAACTGCCTTCGCTTACAATGTGAGCAGTGACAACGCAGTGGCACCAGACTGATTTTCCGGCTTCGTGTGAGTATTGAAAGCTGAGGGCTTCCATTTTCTTCGTCGAGGTTTCCTTCTTACAGCAAGTATCATCCACGATGAAGAATACAAGTTGTCGAGTGTCACCGCTCTTTGCTCGTTTATCGCGAATCTTATCCATTATGAATTGCATGCGTCGGCGCTGCATGCGATTAACGCACCATGGCGAATGATTCAAAAAATTCGTGACATTACTGAGGTGACGATCTCCTCGGGCAGCTTGCTGAATTTGTGTCATATTTTTACGGCCGGCACAAAGAATGATGCCGTGAATGAGGGTAAACAGATGACCAAGCTGTGGTTTAGAAAATTCCAGCTTCAAGGCTAAAATGAACTTGACGATAGGCAAGTAGAGGGATACCATGAGATTGGGACATCTCCTTTTCTTGGAAATTGTAGTTGTGGTAAACGACAATTTCTCTATCCAAAGGCGATGTCCTTCTTCTGTTTATGGATTCGACGAAGCTTCTAAATTTCTACCCTAAATCTGCGGTCATCGACGGCAATATTTTCGCAACACTCAAGTAAAGATGTTGAATAATTACAAATAATCAATATAAATAACCTTGATATGAATAAATCAAATTTAATAATGTGATCACTTTTATATATAATGAACTTAAGTCGAGAATACCTATCGTTTTAGTGGTCATACTTTTAAGTCATTGTATACGTAAAATTATTTTTCCTGTGTTTTTATTTTGTTCCATATGTTCATGAGCTTTATTGGCCTGTTCCCAATCCCAAATAGAATCAATGACTGGCTTCAGATTTCCTTTTTCAAAAAGCGGCAGTGCGAATGCCGTAAATTGTTCGGTCAAGCGTATTTTTTCCTCGGGTGATTTGGAGCGAAGCGTGGTACCGATGACCTGAAGCCGCCGTCTTAGCAGCAAGCCCAGATCCAATTCTTTCACCTTACTTCCACCCATCATCCCAATGAGGATTAATCGACCATCGACTGCAAGTGATTTAAGATTCTCTTCCCAATAAGCTGCACCGATGAAATCTAAAATGATATCTACGCCTTTACCTTGTGTTGCTTCCATAACCATGGGTGCAAACGGACCCGCTTTATAATCAATGGTCCTGCTCGCACCAAGCTGAAGGCAAGCATTCCGTTTCTCATTGTTGCCTGCCGTTACGATGGAGGCTGCTCCTGCCTCTAGGACAAGCTGAATCGCTGCTGTCCCGACTCCGCTCGCACCCGCGTGGATCAATACGGTTTGCTTAGGCTTCAAGCCGCCAAGCAAAAAAAGGTTCAAGTAAGCCGTCAGAAACACTTCAGGTATGGCAGCGGCTTCTTCATATGTAAAAGTATCTGGAATGCGAATCGCCATCCCGGCCGGAATGCTGACACGCTCGGCATAGCCGCCTCCCGGCAGTAGAGCACAGACGCGATCTCCCGCTTTCCAGCCGCTGACCTTACTGCCGACTTGTTCCACCACTCCGGCCATTTCCATGCCGAGAATGGGTGAAGCTCCTTCAGGCGGCGGGTAAAGCCCTCGCTTCTGCAGCAGGTCCGCACGATTCAGCGCTGTTGCTTTGATATTGACGAGTAAATCTGTATCGGACATCACAGGATCGTCAGCTTGTCCCAGGTACAATTGATGCGTTGTTTCATCTATAAGTACAGCTTTCATAAGTTTTCCTCCATTCTCTCGCAGCTTCTTAAAATGTTTAATGCAGCCGCGGATTACCGGGCTGCATTAGCTGTGTCATGCTATATTTTCATCCACTCTGTAAAATTCGTAGCCCTGCCGTGATGTTTCCTCCAAAAAGTCATTTAATGCCTGAAGCATATGCGAGGGCGCATCAATATCGGCCCCAAAGGTTTGCCCGCTGTCGTGCAGCACGATCACATCGCCTTTTTTCAACTTCGAAAGCAGCCGTTTTTTGATTTTTTGAGCTCCTCCCTTGCTATCCCAATCTCCAACGATGAGAGACCAAAGCACAACGCGGAAGCGTTTGAACAACAGGAAATCAAATATGTTGAAAATCCCCCATGGGGGTCTGTAATGAATGGGCGTAATGCCAATAATCTTTTCAATTGTGCGAATGGAATGCTGCAATTGAATTCGTACCTTCCATGGAGTCATCAAAGCGTTGGCCCTGTGCAGGTAATTATGGACGCCAACCAAATGGCCTTCCTGATGCATACGTGTAATGAGTTCGGGATATCGCTCTGCCTTGGAACCGAGAACAAAAAAGGTGGCTTTAACATGATATTTATTTAATAAGTCCAGCAATTGAGGTGTGTATACCGGATCGGGTCCATCATCGAAGGTTAAGGATATCCCGTGACCCTTGGATTTCTTATGAATACCTAGGAGAAGCAGGTGAATGATAAGAGTCGGTATGATGGTATAAACACAAAGTAGAAAAAACGAAAACCAGAACAAATCATTCACGTTTACACATCGCCCTTCCTTTAAAAAAATCCTGCTGTTAGATATTATGTAGAGTGTCCCTTCATCAACTTTACCAGACAGCCCAATCCAATGCCAGAATTTTTTTTTATTAATCTTGTAAATATTTCTAGGAACGTCATCTAGCTCGTTCTTTTTTTCTTGTCTTCCAGCTAATACCGATCAACAATGCAAAAACTACAGCACCGATAACTCCCCATACCCATTGACCGTGCCTCACCCCTGCATAAATCGCTCCCATAGCTATTGTAAATGGCAGAATGCCAAGCCCAGTAGTCCATACGAAGCTCCATATGTTTATTTTCAAAAGCCCTGCAGCGTAATTGACGAAATGATAAGGTAACAAGGGTACAAAGCGTATGAGTAAAAGTCCGATATTTTCGCGCTCTTCGATGAAGTCTTCCATCTTATTTAAATAAGGCGCCGCCAGCTTACCGAAGAAGGGCTTTGCAATCCATTTCGTCAAATATAAGGCTCCAATCGCACCTATGACTCCCCCTATCCAGGCATACACACCACCCCATAAGGGTCCGTGAATTTCCATCAGGATGATTGAAACGAACTCACCCGGAACAGGAAGGATATTGACCAGGGACTGAATGGCGATTCCAATTATGATGCCCAACAATCCAAGGTTTTGAATGGCTTTCATCAAAATTTGCGCTTGTCCTGTATGAAGAAAATATAAATAGGCACCAATCATACAGGCAATTATAAATAATCCGAGGATACGGATATATTTGGAATTCGGTGATTTTTCCGTATTCATGATGCTTCACCTCTGTATCTTTTCTCGAGCTCCTTCACAGATAAAACAACGATTTTCGGAGTAAAAGCATCACCTTTATGCTCAATCAGTTGTTTACCATCCGGATTGATGACAGAAAGCAATACACGCAAATAATACTTAGTCAATCGGGAGAAGATACCTGCCGGCAAATCGACGATCGTGAACCCGAGCTTCTTCGTACCCCGATGAATCATGGTAATTCCGATTACCCCTTTAATGTTCCCCAAACCTGGATCAAGCTCAATTTGTTTCAAAAGCACCGGAAGTGTTTGTTTAGTAGTTCTTATCATGCCGACTGCAAGCTGTACCATGGATCCAGTTTCTGTCAGCATCTGAAAGAGCATCCGATTGTTAAAATGGAGTTCTATGATCCGGTCTCCATCCCGGATTTCTTCACCATCATCAAGCTGCATGGCTTGGCCATGGTACGTTTTCGCCCTGCAATAGTACAGCTCATTGTCGGGATCAATCTGCTTCACATGGAACAGGATATGAAATAGGCTTTCCCATTGAAACCAAAGCCAAACCAGGAATCTTTTGTACGGTTTAATCCGATCCATTTTATAGTCGATCTCCTTTGGCTTCAGACGGGTTGAAGCGCTTCTTTGGCGATGGCTTCGATGATGCTCTTTGCAATATAATCTGCGGATGAATCTTTTCGCAGCGCGGACATTCTCGACCTGATGTGCCCGGCATAGGCATCATCCGACAAGCAGCGAAGCAGCTGATTTTCCAGCTCGTCCGGGCTTTGTGAGATGGCAGCTACACCTTTTTGCGAAAGGAAGCGTGCATTTTCTTTTTCCTGGCCGGATAAAGGCCTATATACAAAGATCGGCAATTGCAAGGTGATCGCCTCAGTTAAAGTCAGTCCGCCTGCTTTGGTCAATATACAAGATGATACTGCCATGAGCTCATGAATATGTTCAATAAATCCAAAGATATGGATATCAGGATGATACCGGAACAGCAGGTTTAATTTATGCTCCAGCCTTTTGTCCCGGCCGCATACGACCGCAATTTGGCAATTTCCTTTCACGACCAAGGATTCAGCCATTTTTTCAATATGCTTGAATATTCCATAGGAGCCTGCCGAAATAAGCACTGTTTTCTTCCGCGGATCCAAGATTCCTTGAAATGCGTTGCTGGATTCAGAAATTGCCTGAAAGGCTTGTCTGATCGGAATGCCGCTGACTTCAACTTGTTCAGGAGCCAATCCTTTATCCAACAACTCCGCTTTCAGCTCATCTGTAGCTACATAATATTTATGCACATCCGAGTGAATCCATCGCGAATGCAGCGCATAATCCGTAACAACAGTAAAGGTTGGTATGTCTAGGTGGCGGCCAGTTTCCGGAGCTGCACCGAACGGAAATGTGTTAATGATGGCGTCTGGCCGTTCAAGATCGATAAATTCTCTAAGCTTCTTTTTCCCAAGCAGGTTAAAATACTTATTGAGCGGTCCATCCTGCTTCGAATCACGCGTCATATAGTAGCTCCAACCGTAATAATCCAGGCCATAGGCCGGAGCTTGAGTGCTTTTTTCATAAATCGTTGTTGTGATCGTGTTGAGGACCGGATAAGCTTCCTTCATCAAATCGATAATGTGGACCTTATTGATGCCGCGCAAATGCAAACGCTGCTTTAGCGCTTGGGCCGCTTGTTTATGTCCATTCCCGTAACTCGCAGTCAGGATCATGATGCTTGAATCAACTTTATTCACTGGCAGACTCCTCTTTCCTGATGCATCCAAGTTTTAATGAATGATAAAACGCCGATAAAACCAAATGGATAAAAATACCCAGAAACCGCTGGCCAAATAACCAGCTATCACGTCACTGGGATAATGGACACCCAGATAGATACGGCTGAGCCCTATGGCTGCGATAAAAGCCGATCCAATCAGGAGCAATAACACTCTGGCGTTCCCGGATGCGTTCTTCCACAGCAGGAAGATGAGGATCGCATACAGGCTGAATGCTGCCATCGCATGCCCGCTTGGGAAGCTGAAGCCGACAGCTTCGATAATTCGATGAAGATCAGGACGGGTGCGATGAAACAATAGCTTGAGCAGCACATTCAACAAGGCAGATCCAGAAACAGCTATTGTAAATAAAATCAGTTCCTTGCGATGGCCCAAAACGAAGTAAAGAATAATAAGAGCAAGTACAGCAATAATTACAATTGGCAGTCCGGCTCCGATAAATGTGAAAAATTTCATGATCGTTGTCATTGTGGGGGCTTCCATACCCTGAACGAATGAAATAATCGAACTGTCAAAGCTTTTCATGTACGGACTGCTGTACAAAAGTGCCATACAGGCGAAGCCTGCAGCGCACAGTATGCTAACCAATCCGCTTGGGAACAAAGGTTTATTGTTCATCAAGCACTAGGTCCTCCTCTGCTCGGCCATCGTTTACCTTACATACATTATTCCACAACTAATAGAAGTATATCAAACCATTCATTAGAAACAAATAAGAGATACATGAGAAAGCTGCAGCCGGGTTATCCTGTATTCTACTACTCACCTATTCCGGATGGTGGGACTCTCACAACTGCACGCCGAGTCATCCCTGGAAATGGACAAGCTGCGGCCGCAGCTGCCCAACAGCCGCAGGCACTTTTTCTCTTCCGATCGGTTTCATTCATGAAAGATTATCTTTGAGTAACGGGTTTTCGCAGCATGCGGAATATTTCAAGGAGTACAATGTGCAGAGTCAACCATACACCGCCAAAGGAAAAACCGGCCGCGACACTGCTTGGCAATTGCTTATCAACCAGCACATCATTCAGCCCAACCCATAACAACAAAGCAATTAGCACGGGAATGATGACAGTTTTGAGCCATATCGCGGAGGAATGGCGGAATAGCAAAAAACCGGCATATCCGTAGAGGATGACAGCCGTTAGTGTAGGTTCAGATGGAAATCCGATTTCTCCCCAATTGCTTGTAGAACTTGGAAGCCCGATGCGGTGGAACACGGTAGTAAGCAGTTCTCCCCAAATTTCCCCTCCCGCAACAGTGACAGCCAAAGATCCGAACTCAAGTACTCGATCCGTGCCTTTAATCAAGATCCAGACCATAATCAGAATAACAATCCCCGCAGCTGCGGGCAAGGAGACCAAAAAAGAAGCAGGCTGCACCCAATCAAAGGAGAAATCTTCTTGCAGAGAGCTAATAAGCACCATGGTCACTTCGTTAAACTGATCGAACTCATTGGCCAGGAAATCCTGAATAATCCCGATGGTCAGTAAGGAAAACCCAAGAAAAAATAGAGCCGTCAACGATATAATGAGTCTAACCCGAGCCAGAGAGTGAAACAAATGCAGAGCTTTACGAACAATTTTTCCCATAGTTTGATCGATTCCGCGGCTGTATCTCTTAATCACAAAAATGATTAAAAACAATAAGCTTATGATCACTGCTCCTATCAACAAATAGCGGGAAATGGCATGGTGTAATTTTTCCCATTGAGGTCCGAGCAGTTTCCCGATCGTCACGAAAACCGCGACCCATAAAAACGCGCCGGAATAGGCATATATCGCATAACTACGAAAAGACAAACGCGTTACACCGCTGAAATAACCGGTAAAATGTCTTACTCCAGGGATATAATAAGCAGCTATTAGCAGTTTATTCCCGTGCTTTTCAAACCATACCGAAGTTCGTTCTATTTTGTCAGGACCAAAGTGGATATATTTACCGTATTTTTCGAAAAAAGGAAGCCCGAGCCGATAACCGATCACATACGAGACTGTCATACCCAAGCTTACCCCGGCACCGCCGGCCAAAATAATACCAAGCCAGCTGAGTTTCCCCTGAAACACCATAACTCCGGCTGAACCCATCATGAGCTCGCCGGGAAGCGGCAGTGCCAGCAATTCGAGAAAGAGGGAAAGAAATAGGATGAGGTACCCATGATGATTGAAAGCATCGATAATCCAATGAAACATTATGCTGCTCCTCCCTTACGATAAGGCAGAATCCCTTCTTTGTTTCCATCGTAACATAAATACTGCAGCAATTACGATTAAAAGAAGCGCCGGCATTCCTATGGAAACTGCAGCAACCAATGAAGGATCCATACTCGAATTGCTGATAATTTCAACCGGTATTGCTACGCTGGATTGAATATTATTAAACTGGGAAGACATAGCTGTAACATATAAGAAAAAGGTGCTTGTGTAAACGAAACGGATCGGAAGCTCAACAGTCCTGGTTTCTTTAGGCTGAAGCGTACCCATAACAACCGGCTTGTCAGCGCTGTAGTCCTCCAGGTTGACTGTCATGTGCTTGCCAAGATCGGCAAGAGTAATGTAAGCCATCACATCTGGAATCGGTTGATCGGTCAAATTGGTCACGTTGGCTTTAACCATTTGTTCAATGCCCGGATAATCTTTAACTTGCGTGGGTGATAATAGCTCTACAGAAAGCTTAGGAGAGGCAACCGCAGCTGCTCCGGCCGCATGTGGGACAGCAGCAAGCAAAAGCAATACTGCAAGCAGCAAGCGCCATAAAGATTTGCTTTGTGTTATTAGCTTCATGGCTTATTCCCCCCCTAATAAGGTTAATTTTTTTACCGCATATGCAAGAAATAAAATGGCTGCTAGCGCGAACCAAATCATGGAGATAGAGTTTAACACAGCATTTCCGATGGAAAGCTTATTGATCAGCAGGTCTTTCAGCAGGTTCATGGTTCCGGATAGCGGACTAATCGTATCTATGACTTTGCCGAAACCTGTTTTCTTAATGGAAGTGCCAAGAAATGCGGGCAGCGCTGTAACTAGGAATAAGGCTACTGAGACGATTATTGCATTTTTGCTGGATTGAAGCAAAGACGACAAGGCCAAGGATATGGCAGCGAATGAACCGACTGTAAGTGTGCCAAAAACGAACAAAAACAGGATCATGGCACCATATAAGGAAGTTCCGTTCCCAAGAGCAAGCATGTAAGGGAAAGCGATGATCGCTATAACTAGCCAAATTGTCATTGCTCCCAACCATTTTCCGATGACCATATTTCTCTTCTTAAGAGGCAATAGCAGCAGGCTTTCGAGCGTACCCTGTTCCTTCTCCCCGGCAATCGCTGCCGCGGCTGATATGATCGTCATCAGCAGTCCGAACGCTATGGCTACTTTCAAAAAGGTATTGATGATTTCCACTTGAGCGAGAATGCTTAATTCTTTCACGGTGATAAAACTGTAGGATAACCCGCTGAACATGACGGCGGCTAAAGCCATCCAGATGGCGCCTTTTAACGATAAAACCTGTTCTCGTATTTCTTTGCGAACCAATCTCCCCATCATGTTCATAACCTCCTCTCGTTTCCCGTAAGTGAAAGAAAAATATCTTCCAGGCTCGACACGGTTCCTTGCTGCTGATACCTTGTCTTAAACTCAGATACCAGATCTTCATCAATAAGCTTTCCATTTTTGACAATTGCAATTCGGTTGCATAATTCATCGATCTCTTTAAGCAAATGAGAAGTAATAAAAACAGTTACCTTCATCTCTGTGTTCAGATTTCGAATGAGCTGTGTGATATCCCTTTGTCCCTGCGGGTCAAGTCCCAGGGTCGGCTCGTCCAGAACGATCAGCTTCGGCTCGTGAATGATCGTTTTCGCGATACCCAGCCTCTGCTTCATTCCTCGCGAATATTGCCTTATCGGAACTTTACGCTTCTCAGCCAAGCCTACCTTCTCCAATAAATCCGTTACTTTGCGCCGGCTTTGATCCTTCGGAATTTCATACATGTCAGCAAAGAAAGACAAGTATTCTTCACCGCTCATCCAACCATAGAATCCATGAGATTCAGGCAGTACACCAATCATGCGGCGAATTTCCGCGGTATGATTCAGCGCATCGACGCCGTCTACCGAAATAGTTCCTGAGGTCGGCTCTACCAAGCCTGTTATCATGCGGATAGTTGTCGTCTTTCCAGCACCGTTAGGACCGAGAAAACCATAAATATCGCCATGCTTTACATGAATACTTAGGCGCTCGACGGCCATAAATCCATTGTCATATCTCTTCGTTAATTGTTCGGAACGCAGCATCTGGTTTTTCATCCTCCTTCTTTTACCCTACTCTAAATCTTAGGTTAATAGGCTGACATGAAAGCACAATAAGATCAACATGAGAATCGAGTGAGAAAACAATCCATTCTTATGGATAAGGAATAAAGACCGTGACCTCCGTTCCTTCATGTTCCTTACTTTCAATGTCTATAGTACCTCCGTGCAGGCGAACGATATTTCTGGCAATGGACAGCCCTAAACCGCTTCCTCCCGTTTTGCGATGGCGGGACGGATCAACCCGATAAAAGCGTTCGAACACGCGATGCAGCTCATCCTCGGGAATGCCTATTCCCTTGTCCTTCACACGAATCTCAATGCCTTCTTGATGGGTAACACTATGCGTTTTTTCCGAGAGTATCAGTTCTATGGAATCTTTACTATACTTTAAAGCATTATCGAGGAGGATATGCAACAGCTGATTCATCGTTCCTGGATTAGCATTCAGCAGCAGGGTGTCATGCGTAGAAATCACCTTCATCTCCCTATGGTAGAGCTTGCGAAGCATATCGACAGTATTTGCAGAGAAAGAAACTAGCTCGATTGGTTCCATAGCCAGCTCGGGCTTATTTTCCGTAGAAGCCAAATCAAGAAGGTGCTCCGTCATTTGTTTCATCCGCAGTGCTTCCGAGTAAATGGCATCAACCGCTACACGGCCATTCTCCTCATCCTTCAGGCCCCATCTGCGAAGCATATTGGCATAACCCTCGATAACCGTAAGCGGTGTCTTCAGTTCATGAGAAGCATCGGATATAAACTGCTGCTGGCGAATGAAATTATCCTCCAGTCGGCTCATCATCCGGTTGAATGTGGAAGCCATGGCGTGGAGCTCATCTTTGCTGCCGTCGTTAAGCGGAATTTTGCGATAAACAAGACTTTGCTCAATTTCTTCCATGATGTGAACCATTCCGGAGATGGGGCGAAGAATCCATTTGGATAAATAAAGACCGCCAATCAGACTCATTCCGATTGCACCCAAACTGCAGAGAGTCAAGATCGAGATGA includes:
- a CDS encoding chromate transporter, yielding MNKYKDSTWIKQWDLFWSFLLISPITFGGGYAMLPSIERIAVDQKGWLTADEMVEAVAISGAAPGGIGVNAAAYIGYKVMGWRGMLSALAGIMLPTSIIVLGLAIFFMNMRDNLKVQAALQGIQIGVIALIAYAGVKMVRAAFIDKASILLFIISLSGLLYFGVHPFFILLFGALAGVSWMRVKVSMGYPASIEKPQTMNDYYFGDGI
- a CDS encoding IS701 family transposase, which encodes MVSLYLPIVKFILALKLEFSKPQLGHLFTLIHGIILCAGRKNMTQIQQAARGDRHLSNVTNFLNHSPWCVNRMQRRRMQFIMDKIRDKRAKSGDTRQLVFFIVDDTCCKKETSTKKMEALSFQYSHEAGKSVWCHCVVTAHIVSEGSSYAWDFRPYYREEYCEEHRLSFKSKNDLALEMIEAFPASKDEQVYVLMDSWYTSEKVINACNLKGFHVIAAVKTNRLICVSGITISMVDFAVQYLRKSDLRSVTVESQGTYWVYEYEGPLSEMENVKALLSWKDEYADSSKPQVCLLCTDLSLDLVTIQRYYHVRWNIETGYRYFKELLGFDHYQLLSFAGIQRFWTIQYLTQNFLESQRQDWMKSDKHLTLGDVVYRIRQEYFGQIIVYVYQQALEKKPLFDILKHLKIPA
- a CDS encoding NAD(P)H-quinone oxidoreductase, coding for MKAVLIDETTHQLYLGQADDPVMSDTDLLVNIKATALNRADLLQKRGLYPPPEGASPILGMEMAGVVEQVGSKVSGWKAGDRVCALLPGGGYAERVSIPAGMAIRIPDTFTYEEAAAIPEVFLTAYLNLFLLGGLKPKQTVLIHAGASGVGTAAIQLVLEAGAASIVTAGNNEKRNACLQLGASRTIDYKAGPFAPMVMEATQGKGVDIILDFIGAAYWEENLKSLAVDGRLILIGMMGGSKVKELDLGLLLRRRLQVIGTTLRSKSPEEKIRLTEQFTAFALPLFEKGNLKPVIDSIWDWEQANKAHEHMEQNKNTGKIILRIQ
- a CDS encoding polysaccharide deacetylase family protein encodes the protein MNDLFWFSFFLLCVYTIIPTLIIHLLLLGIHKKSKGHGISLTFDDGPDPVYTPQLLDLLNKYHVKATFFVLGSKAERYPELITRMHQEGHLVGVHNYLHRANALMTPWKVRIQLQHSIRTIEKIIGITPIHYRPPWGIFNIFDFLLFKRFRVVLWSLIVGDWDSKGGAQKIKKRLLSKLKKGDVIVLHDSGQTFGADIDAPSHMLQALNDFLEETSRQGYEFYRVDENIA
- a CDS encoding VTT domain-containing protein produces the protein MNTEKSPNSKYIRILGLFIIACMIGAYLYFLHTGQAQILMKAIQNLGLLGIIIGIAIQSLVNILPVPGEFVSIILMEIHGPLWGGVYAWIGGVIGAIGALYLTKWIAKPFFGKLAAPYLNKMEDFIEERENIGLLLIRFVPLLPYHFVNYAAGLLKINIWSFVWTTGLGILPFTIAMGAIYAGVRHGQWVWGVIGAVVFALLIGISWKTRKKERAR
- a CDS encoding glycosyltransferase translates to MNKVDSSIMILTASYGNGHKQAAQALKQRLHLRGINKVHIIDLMKEAYPVLNTITTTIYEKSTQAPAYGLDYYGWSYYMTRDSKQDGPLNKYFNLLGKKKLREFIDLERPDAIINTFPFGAAPETGRHLDIPTFTVVTDYALHSRWIHSDVHKYYVATDELKAELLDKGLAPEQVEVSGIPIRQAFQAISESSNAFQGILDPRKKTVLISAGSYGIFKHIEKMAESLVVKGNCQIAVVCGRDKRLEHKLNLLFRYHPDIHIFGFIEHIHELMAVSSCILTKAGGLTLTEAITLQLPIFVYRPLSGQEKENARFLSQKGVAAISQSPDELENQLLRCLSDDAYAGHIRSRMSALRKDSSADYIAKSIIEAIAKEALQPV
- a CDS encoding phosphatase PAP2 family protein, encoding MNNKPLFPSGLVSILCAAGFACMALLYSSPYMKSFDSSIISFVQGMEAPTMTTIMKFFTFIGAGLPIVIIAVLALIILYFVLGHRKELILFTIAVSGSALLNVLLKLLFHRTRPDLHRIIEAVGFSFPSGHAMAAFSLYAILIFLLWKNASGNARVLLLLIGSAFIAAIGLSRIYLGVHYPSDVIAGYLASGFWVFLSIWFYRRFIIH
- a CDS encoding VTT domain-containing protein; amino-acid sequence: MFHWIIDAFNHHGYLILFLSLFLELLALPLPGELMMGSAGVMVFQGKLSWLGIILAGGAGVSLGMTVSYVIGYRLGLPFFEKYGKYIHFGPDKIERTSVWFEKHGNKLLIAAYYIPGVRHFTGYFSGVTRLSFRSYAIYAYSGAFLWVAVFVTIGKLLGPQWEKLHHAISRYLLIGAVIISLLFLIIFVIKRYSRGIDQTMGKIVRKALHLFHSLARVRLIISLTALFFLGFSLLTIGIIQDFLANEFDQFNEVTMVLISSLQEDFSFDWVQPASFLVSLPAAAGIVILIMVWILIKGTDRVLEFGSLAVTVAGGEIWGELLTTVFHRIGLPSSTSNWGEIGFPSEPTLTAVILYGYAGFLLFRHSSAIWLKTVIIPVLIALLLWVGLNDVLVDKQLPSSVAAGFSFGGVWLTLHIVLLEIFRMLRKPVTQR
- a CDS encoding ABC transporter permease subunit; this translates as MMGRLVRKEIREQVLSLKGAIWMALAAVMFSGLSYSFITVKELSILAQVEIINTFLKVAIAFGLLMTIISAAAAIAGEKEQGTLESLLLLPLKKRNMVIGKWLGAMTIWLVIAIIAFPYMLALGNGTSLYGAMILFLFVFGTLTVGSFAAISLALSSLLQSSKNAIIVSVALFLVTALPAFLGTSIKKTGFGKVIDTISPLSGTMNLLKDLLINKLSIGNAVLNSISMIWFALAAILFLAYAVKKLTLLGGE
- a CDS encoding ABC transporter ATP-binding protein, which encodes MLRSEQLTKRYDNGFMAVERLSIHVKHGDIYGFLGPNGAGKTTTIRMITGLVEPTSGTISVDGVDALNHTAEIRRMIGVLPESHGFYGWMSGEEYLSFFADMYEIPKDQSRRKVTDLLEKVGLAEKRKVPIRQYSRGMKQRLGIAKTIIHEPKLIVLDEPTLGLDPQGQRDITQLIRNLNTEMKVTVFITSHLLKEIDELCNRIAIVKNGKLIDEDLVSEFKTRYQQQGTVSSLEDIFLSLTGNERRL
- a CDS encoding HAMP domain-containing histidine kinase; translated protein: MSIKRKIALLTTLWLVGILLAVNLTVYYAFLRITTDNERDLLLHRAHTLLDKAQPTDILQGKNTDLLQIYLPDQGMIRLLDPHGKILQTIDNDNEILQIAPEPVTSDQSELYRKSVGNILVVRTPIVSGSQVLGTMEIAEKLDVLEDHINILISILTLCSLGAIGMSLIGGLYLSKWILRPISGMVHIMEEIEQSLVYRKIPLNDGSKDELHAMASTFNRMMSRLEDNFIRQQQFISDASHELKTPLTVIEGYANMLRRWGLKDEENGRVAVDAIYSEALRMKQMTEHLLDLASTENKPELAMEPIELVSFSANTVDMLRKLYHREMKVISTHDTLLLNANPGTMNQLLHILLDNALKYSKDSIELILSEKTHSVTHQEGIEIRVKDKGIGIPEDELHRVFERFYRVDPSRHRKTGGSGLGLSIARNIVRLHGGTIDIESKEHEGTEVTVFIPYP